TATGAAAAAAAAAAATGTTTCGGAAGAGAGAAGAAAGAGTAATAAAAGGGATTTTGAATTAAAAGAGCTTTTGCTTATAGCGGTTTTATGGATCGCGGCGGCGCTGCTTTTTGTATTTATAAAAATTAATGATATTCCGCATCGTTTTATTTATCAGAGTTATAGTCTGCAGTCCTGGGTAAGCAGCGGACGTATTTATCTGACCGTCTTTTTTTTATCGGGATTAATTAGTATTCCGATGGGGCTGACGCATCTGTATGTTTATCCCAGAATGAGAAAAAGCAAATTTGAACATACTCTTGCGCTGCGGCTTATCAGCGTAATGCTGGTTATACTGTTTTTATCGATAGTGTTCTACTTATTTTTCTATGAAGGTAATCTGAATTCTTTTAATTTTAGTTTATTGCTGACCATTGCTGTTTATGCAATAGTAGTTGAAAGTTTTATCACAGCGGCAGTTCTGCTTAAACGCAGTGTAGGAAAAAATTACTTTACGGACTTTTTTAAAGGGACCTATATGACACCTAGGGAGGAAGAGCGGGTATTTTTATTTTTAGACATGACAGATTCAACCCCTTTGGTGCAGCAGTTAGGTCCATGCCTTTTCAGCAGGCTCATGCAGGATTGCTTTGCAGATCTTTCCGATGTCGTTTTGCAGTTCGATGGGTCAATCTATCAGTTTATTGGTGATGAGGCTGTTATTACCTGGAAAGTAAAAAAAGGTTTTGCGCCATCTGATTGTATCGGCTTGTATCTTAGCTATAAGCAATTGCTGGAGAAACGTAGTGAACACTATATGTTACTCTATAATGTAAAGCCAAAATTCAGGGCGTCAATTAACAGCGGAATGGTGTCTATTGCCTTGGTAGGAGATGTAAAGAGGGAGGCTGCGTATTTTGGTGACACCTTGAATATTTGTTCCCGGCTTCAGAAAATAGGTAAGGAAAGGAACGCTGAAATGGTTATTTCAGAAAGTTTTTTTTCCAAAGTAAAACATTATGAAAATTATGATTTTCATGCTGTGGATGGTTTGCTGCTAAAGGGAATTCCAAATATCAGCCGGGCTTATATTCTGAAGAAGTAAAACTATATCTTCTCAAAAAAAAATATATTTTACAAAATTAAATTGCGCGCAATTTTAATCTTTGTATATTTGCATTATCAAAAAATTAATATTTGAATTTTTAATTTATAAAATAAGAAATAATGCCGTTACTAGAAGATTTAAACTGGAGACATGCCGTAAAAGCGTATGATCCCGCAAAGAAAGTATCAGAAGAAGATTTAAGTAAAATTTTAGAAGCTGCCAGACTGGCTCCGACTTCCTCTGGTCTGCAGCCTTTCCGTGTAATTGTGGTAGAAAATCAGCAGTTGAAAGAGAATATGGTTAAAGGTGCCTTAAATCCAGAAGTTATGAGGGATTGTTCCCATGTGCTTGTTTTTGCTGCATGGGATAGTTACTCTGATGAGAAAATCGACAAGGTTTATGATCATCACACTGATGTTAGAGAATTGCCAAGAGGCCGTTTCAGCAGTTATACTGATCAGATCAAGCAAATTTACGGAGCTCAAACTCCTGAACAGCATTTTGCGCACACGGCAAGACAAACCTATATTGCACTGGGTCTTGCACTGGCCCAGGCAGCTGAACTCAAGGTCGATTCTACTCCGGCTGAAGGTTTCAGTAATAAAGTGGTAGATGAGATTTTGAATCTAGGGGAATTAGGTTTAAAAAGCGTTACGCTTTTATATCTGGGTTACAGAGACACCGAAAACGACTGGCTCTCTCATATGAAGAAAGTTAGAATTCCTATGGAGGAATTTATTATCAGAAAATAGTTTTTTACTTTACTTTTTGCCATTAGATTATGCAAGATAACCACCCGCCCCAATTGGAAAACCAGCTTTGTTTTCCGCTTTACGTTATTTCAAAAGAAATTATAGGTTTGTACCGGCCGTTTCTTGAAAAGCTCGATATTACCTACCCGCAGTATCTTGTAATGATGGTGCTTTGGGAGAAGGATGGATTGACTGTAAATCAGGTCGGCGAAAAACTGTTTCTGGACAGCGGTACTCTAACACCGCTTTTGAAAAGACTTGAAGTAAAGGGTTTTATTATTAGGAAAAGAAAAAAAGAAGATGAAAGAGTGGTTGAAGTTTTTCTAGCTGATAAGGGAAGGAATTTACAGGGAAAAGCATGTGAAATTCCGGTAAAAATGCAGGAAAAACTAAATCTGACAACAGAAGATCTATCCGAACTCAAAGAAACTGTTCAGAAAATTTTAAATAAAATTCAAAAATAACATGAAAACATTATATACAACAAGCGTT
The Flavobacterium flavigenum genome window above contains:
- a CDS encoding adenylate/guanylate cyclase domain-containing protein; amino-acid sequence: MKKKNVSEERRKSNKRDFELKELLLIAVLWIAAALLFVFIKINDIPHRFIYQSYSLQSWVSSGRIYLTVFFLSGLISIPMGLTHLYVYPRMRKSKFEHTLALRLISVMLVILFLSIVFYLFFYEGNLNSFNFSLLLTIAVYAIVVESFITAAVLLKRSVGKNYFTDFFKGTYMTPREEERVFLFLDMTDSTPLVQQLGPCLFSRLMQDCFADLSDVVLQFDGSIYQFIGDEAVITWKVKKGFAPSDCIGLYLSYKQLLEKRSEHYMLLYNVKPKFRASINSGMVSIALVGDVKREAAYFGDTLNICSRLQKIGKERNAEMVISESFFSKVKHYENYDFHAVDGLLLKGIPNISRAYILKK
- a CDS encoding nitroreductase family protein, whose amino-acid sequence is MPLLEDLNWRHAVKAYDPAKKVSEEDLSKILEAARLAPTSSGLQPFRVIVVENQQLKENMVKGALNPEVMRDCSHVLVFAAWDSYSDEKIDKVYDHHTDVRELPRGRFSSYTDQIKQIYGAQTPEQHFAHTARQTYIALGLALAQAAELKVDSTPAEGFSNKVVDEILNLGELGLKSVTLLYLGYRDTENDWLSHMKKVRIPMEEFIIRK
- a CDS encoding MarR family winged helix-turn-helix transcriptional regulator encodes the protein MQDNHPPQLENQLCFPLYVISKEIIGLYRPFLEKLDITYPQYLVMMVLWEKDGLTVNQVGEKLFLDSGTLTPLLKRLEVKGFIIRKRKKEDERVVEVFLADKGRNLQGKACEIPVKMQEKLNLTTEDLSELKETVQKILNKIQK